The Burkholderia sp. PAMC 26561 genome includes the window CGCAGGCATTGTCCTGACGAAGGAGACATGCGACATGAGTGAGCCATCCGTGGCCGCTTTATCGCCGGATATGGCCGCGCCGTTGATACGCGTGGCCGGCGTCACCAAGCGATTTGGTGGCGTGCAGGCGCTTCGCGGCGTGAATCTCGAGGTGCTTCCTGGGGAAGTCCACGCGCTGCTGGGCGAAAACGGCGCGGGAAAATCGACGCTCATCAAGATCCTGAGCGGCGTACATGCGTGCGATCAGGGCGTGATCGAGATCGACGGCGCACGCGTCGCGTTCGATTCCCCCGCGAAATCGCGCGATGCCGGCGTCGCCGTGGTCTACCAGGACCTGAGCCTCGTCGAATCGATGTCCGTCGGCGCAAATTTGATGCTCGGCCGCGAGCCGCGCACGCGCTTCGGCTTCGTCAAGAAACGCGAACTCATGGCGCACGTCGGCGAATTTCTGAAGGCGCATGGCATTCCGCTCGATCCGCGCGCGATGGTCGGATCACTGCCGTTCGCGTATCGGCAAATGACGGAAATCTGCAAGGCGCTGATGGGCGACGTGCGCGTGCTCATCCTCGATGAACCCACGTCCGCCCTCACCGGCGGCGAAGAAGAGATCCTCTTCAAGGCGATCCACACGGTGACGGATCGCGGCGTCGGCGTGATTTATGTGACGCATCGGCTCAATGAAGTGTTCCGTATTTCGCAGCGCGTCACCGTGTTCCGCGACGGCGCCAACGCGGGTTCTTACACGACCGCTCAGACGAACATGAAAGAGCTGGTCGCGGCGATCGTCGGACCGGGACATGCCGCAATGCATGCACGGGAAGTTGCAGCGGGCACGCCGCGCGTGCTCGCTTCCGGTCTCGAGGCGAAACCCGTCCTCACCATGACCAACGTCAGCAACGACCGTCTGCACGACGTCAGTCTTATGGTGCGCCAGGGCGAAATCCACGGACTCGCCGGCTTGATTGGCAGCGGCCGTACGGAAATCCTGCAGACGCTGTTCGGGCTTCGTGAAGTCACCCAGGGCACGCTTGCGATCAACGGACAGCAAGCCGGACGTTTGACGCCTGCCGCCGCCATCAAGCTTGGCGTTGCGCTCGTGCCGGAAGACCGCCACGTCGAAGGTCTCGTGCTGGACCATTCGATAGAACGGAACCTGACGTTGCCGTGGCTCTCGCTTTTTTCGCGTGCGGGCTGGCTGCAAAGCCACGCCGCGGCGCGACAGGCGAAAAGCGCGATGAAACTGCTCGCGGTAAAAGCGCCCGGCCCCAACACGCAAGTGAAATTCCTCTCCGGCGGCAACCAGCAGAAAGTCGTTTTTGCGAAATGGAACAACCCGCGCCCCACGCTGCTTTTACTCGATGAACCCACCGTCGGCGTGGATGTCGGCGCGCGCGAAGAGCTCTACGCCGTCGTCCACGACGCTGCGCGCGCGGGGACGGGCGTGCTCGTCGTGTCGTCGGATCTCGACGAACTGCTGCGCCTGTGCGACCGCATTTCGATCGTCGTGGACGGCGCCATCGTCAACACGGTCGATCGCAAAAACGTCAGCAACGCCGAGGCATTGCATCACCTGATCCAACTCCCTCGTTTCCAGGAAGAGCCCGCAACATGAACGACTCCGTCACGCCGCTCGCGTCCGACCCGCTGACCGCGCAACCGCCCAGCCGCGCGTTGCGAATCGCGCGGCTTTTGCTGCAGGGCGAACGGCCCTACATGCTGTATGTCGCCTTCGCAATCCTGCTGGTCGTGTTCAGCCTCGCGTCGCCGTGGTTTTTGTCCATCGACAACTTTCTCAATATCGGGCGGCAGACCGCGCTTGTATCGATCATCGCGATCGGCATGACTTTCGTGATCATCGCGCGGCAGATCGATCTGTCAGTCGGCTCGACGCTCGCGCTGTCCGGCATGTCCGCCGCGCTCGCAATGGCGCACCTCGGCGACAACTGGATCATCGGCGCGATTGCCGGGATCGGGACCGGCGCGATCGTGGGCGCGATCAACGGCGTGGTCGTGACGCGGCTGAACATTCCATCGTTTCTCGTGACGCTCGGCACGCTCAGCGCCGCACGTGGACTCGCCCTGCTCGTCACCACCACGAAGCCGGTCATCATCACCAACGACTCGTTCGTATCGATCTTCGGCGAAGGCGATATCTTCGGCGTGCCGGTACCCATTCTGTGGACGCTGCTTGCGGTGATCGGCGGCGTCTTGCTGCTGCATTACAGCGTCTTCGGCCGACGGGTTTATGCCGCAGGCGGCAATCCGACCGCCGCGCTCTACTCCGGCATCAACATCCGGCGCGTGACAACGATCACCTTCATCCTGACCGGCGCGCTCGCGGGTCTTGCGGCGCTCGTGCTCGCCGCGCGCTCGCATGCCGCGCGGCCCGACGTGGTGCAAGGACTCGAACTCGATGTCATCGCCTCCGTGACGCTCGGCGGCTGCAGCCTTTTCGGCGGGCGCGGCTTTGTGCTTGGAACCTTGCTGGGGAGCCTGATCATCGGCACGCTGAACAACGGTCTGGTGCTGCTCGGCGTCAGTTCGTCGCTTCAGCTCGTCATCAAGGGCGCGATCATTGTGGCGGCGGTGGCTTTCACGAAAAAATAACGAGGCACGTCGATGACTCATGATGCAGGAACCATGACAACGTTTCGCATGGTTCCGTGGTGGTGTGGTTAAAACTCAGTACACAAAATCAACGGAGACAAATCATGGATCATCGTCGTTCATCAACTTTCGCCATTGCGCTGACCGGCGTCGTGGCCGCGCTCTGCACCACATACGCGAGCGCGCAATGCGTGACCGGCTTGCCAGTGGCATCGATCGGACCGTCAACCATCGTGGGCCAGGGACCGAACGGCGAAAAGGCTGCATCGGTCGATACGGTCAAGCTCACCGCCGCCGAAACAGACAAGATCAAGGCAGGCAAATACAAGGTCGGCATTTCCATGCAGACCATGAACCTCGACTGGGCGCAATTACAGGTGGCCGGCATCACGGACACGCTCAAGAAATACAACGTGGAAGTGATCGGCGTGGCTTCGGCGGAATATCAGGTCGACAAGCAGATTGCGGATATAGAGAACACCATTCAGCGTCATCCGGACGGCATCATCTCCATCCCCGTCGATGGCACCGCGACCGCCGCCACCTATAAAAAAGTCTCGCAGGCAGGCATCAAGCTCGTGTTCATGGACAACGTGCCAACCGGTCTCAAGCATCCCGAACAATATGCCGCCATGGTTTCCGCCGACAGCGAAGGCAACGGTCAGATCGCGGCCAAGGTGCTGGCGTCGTGCGTGGCAAAGGGCGGTACGATCGGGCTGGTGAATTTTGGCGTCGATTACTTCAGCACGACAGAGCGCACGAAAGCCGTCAATGACTGGATGAAAAAGAACCGTCCGGACATCAAGATCAAGCAGGTCGCGTTCACGGATCCGTCGAAGGTCGGACAAATCGCAGGCGACTTCCTGACCGGCAATCCGGACGTGAAAGGACTCTTCGCGGTATGGGACCAGCCGGCGCTCGACACGCTCACGTCCATGCGCGCGCAAGGTGTGACGATTCCGATGACGACCGTCGACCTGGGTCTCGAATCGGCAATCGAAATTGCGAAGGGCGGACCGCTGAAGGCAACCGGCTCGCAGCGTCCCTACGATCAGGGCGTGGCCGAAGCCATGGCGATGATGAAGGCCATTCTCGGCCAGACGCCGCCTGCATGGATCGGCGTGCAGTCGTTGCCGGTCGTTCAGTCGAATGTGCTCGAAGCCTACAAGACGGTCTTCAAGAAAGACCCGCCGGCCCCGCTTGCGGACGCATGCAAGAAGGCCGCGCCCGCCTGCGGCTGATCACTTGCTGCTTGTGTTGAGAAGGGTCCCGGCAGCGCATCCAATGTGCAATGTGCTGTCGGGCGCGGTGGTCCAACCCGCCAGCGAATGGCGCGTCTTCTTTCACGCTTGATCCACGCATGACCAAGAACGAACGACTGCGCACGCTTGCCGAGACGCTGCGCGAGCAAAGCGTATTGCGCTTGCGTGAAGCCGCAACGCTGCTCGATGTATCGGAGATGACGGTACGTCGTGACATTGCCGCAAGCCCCGGCTTGTTCACCTATCTCGGCGGTTATATTGTTCGGACCTCCGACGTACCCAACCACACAAGCTACACCATCGACGAGGAAAAGGATCATTTCGCCCAGGCGAAGGCCGAAGCTTCCGCAACGGCGGTGCGAATCGTATCGGACAACGAAACAGTTTTCATAGACTGCGGCACGACGCTGACGACGCTCGCACGCATGATTCCGGAGGACCTGCATCTTACGGTGGTCTGTTATTCGCTCAATATCGCTGAAATCCTGCGCCGCAAGTCCAACGTGCGAATGATTCTGCTAGGCGGCGTCTATGCTCCGTCGTCGGATTCGTTCGCGAGCGAGGAAAGCATCGACACACTCAAGCGCATGGGGATCAACAAGGCGTTCATGTCGGCGGGCGGGGTGGATGAAACGCGCGGCGTGACGTGCTGGAACTTCCATGAAGTTGGAATCAAACAGGCTGCAATGGCGAGCGCCGTGGAAAAGCACCTCGTGATCGATACCAGCAAGATGGGCAAGGTCAAGGCCGTGCGCTTTTCACAACTTGGCGAGTTCGATTCGTTGATCACCGAACGCGGCCAGACCCGCAGACCTCTGACTGCCTGAGCAGAGCGATTCAGCATGATGTCGCGCTATTTCGCGGACATGCCTGATGGCCGTGCGCGTTTCTACTTTCGATAATCTTTGCACGATCATTAAAATAATATTTTTTTAGAGAAAATAAGTAAGGTTTCATATAACATTTTGTCGGCTTATTGCGGGCCGGCACTTCAGTTGTCGAGACCGTCCCGGTGAGCGAATGCCGACTGCAGCCAGCGGCGCCACGCCACCGTTCAAGTGTCGCGAGACCGCTCGCGCGTGCGTTGACGAACCGCCCAGGCCGCAGTTCTCTTCATAAGAACTCGACAATAAAAGGACTCGCCGGAGCACGATGAAACGCCACCCCTCCCTGACTCTCGCAACAGCCCTGTCCGCCGCCACACTTCTGCTGATCTCCTGCGGCGGTGACTCGGACGACAAACAACCGGTCTCCACAACACCCACTCAGAACACGGCGTGTCTCGCCGTGGACAGCAACGGATCGAGCGTTGTCATCGGCTCGAATCTGCCGGGTGATCCCTCGCTCCCGGAAGCGGCTTCGGGTTATCGAACAGGTCTAAAGCCGGTTTATTCCAAGACCTATATGGTCACGACATCGAACGCGTATGCGAGCGCCGCGGGTTGCGGCGTGCTCACGAAAGGGGGCACTGCGGCCGACGCCGCCGTCGCCGTTCAAGCGGTACTGGGTCTGACTGTGCCCGAAGCAACGGGACTGGGTTCGGGAGGCGTGCTGCTCTATTACGACGCGTCGAAGAAAGCGGTACAAGCGTACGACGGCCGCGAGACAGCACCTGACGCTGCCACGGAAAACTACCTTCGTTATGTCGATGACAACAGCGACCATTCCGCGCCGCAACCGAGCGCACGGGCAAGCGGCCGCTCGATCGGTACGATCGGAGTGCCTCGTCTTATCGAGGCGCTGCAGCGCGATCACGGCAAGCTCGCGTGGAAAGACTTGTTCGGCGACGCGATCTCGCTTGCGTCCAACGGGTTTCCTATCGGCGGACGGCTGGCCGGCGCGATTGCATCGAATGCAAGCAGCCTCAAGCGCGACCCCGAAGCCGCGGCCTACTTTTTCAACGCGGACGGATCGCCCAAGGCTTTGGGCACGGTGCTGAAGAATCCCGCGTATGCCGCGACGCTTCAAGCGATGGCGAACAACGGCGCAAATGCGCTGTACTCTGGCCAGATCGCACAGGACATCGTGACGAAGATCGCGGTGACTACCGGCGCCGATGGATCGAAGATCACGCCGGGCAAGACCACGCTCGCCGATCTCGCTGGTTATCAGGCAAAGGTGCGCGAGCCGATTTGCACGACGTACCGCAGCTACTGGATCTGCGGCATGCCGCCGCCGTCGTCGGGTGGCATTGCGGTTGCGTCCGCGTTGGGGATTCTCGAGAACTTCAATCTCCAGCAGCAAAAGCCGACGGCCATCGATCTTGAAGGCGGCAAGCCCACAGTTCTGGGCGTCCACCTGATCACCGAAGCCGAGCGGCTCGCGTATGCAGACCGCGACAAGTACGTGGCCGATACCGATTTCATCCCGCCACCGGGCGGCACGTGGAACACGTTGCTCAACAAGCCGTATCTGCAGAGCCGCGCTGCGTTGATCAACGTGAACAAGAGCATGGGCACCGCTGCGGCAGGCAACTTCGGCGCGGTTCCGCTTGGCGTGGATAAAACGCTGATCGAACACGGCACGAATCAGTTCACCATCGTGGACGGTAGCGGCAACATGGTGACGGCGACCACCACGGTGGAGTCAAGCATGGGCTCGTTTCACATGACCAACGGCTTCCTGCTAAACAACCAGCTCACCGATTTCTCCGCGAGCCCGACCGATACCACCGGCGCTCTCGTCGCAAATCGTGTGCAGCCTGGCAAGCGGCCGCGCAGCTCGATGGCCCCGACGCTCGTCTTCAAGATCGCCGCCGATGGATCGAAGGGCGACTTCGTGATGGCGACGGGTTCGCCCGGCGGCGGCACGATTCCGCAATATGTGGTCAAGACGGTTGTCGGCGTGCTCGACTGGGGACTGGACGCGCAGCAATCGGCGAATCTGGTCGACTTCGGCGCGAGCAATAGTCCGACTACGACGGTAGGCGGCGAGCATCCGAACATCAACACGTCGAACGGCGGCGCGAACGATCCGTTGCTCACCGGTTTGACCGCATTGGGTCATATCGTGTCCACGGCAGCCCAGGCAAGCGGCGTCAATACGATTCTGCGTACGGGCGTGAATCAGTCGAGCGTCCTGCAAGGCGGCACCGATCCGCGCCGTGAAGGTGTTGTGCTCGGAGATACGTTCACCCCGTGACCGCTTGCGCGTGCATTCTTTTTATCTCGAATGCACGCGTTTATAGATCAGGCGGAACACCTCACGGAATCAATCCGGCGGCGCGGTAGGCCGCTACCGCCTGATCAAATAACGCGATGTTTCCCCGGCCTCTAGCGACAAGCTGAGCGCCCTCGATCGCTGCGTATATCGCAAGCGCCTGATGCTGAATCGCCTCTTTGCTCGCCTTGGTTTTCCTGCGGGAC containing:
- a CDS encoding sugar ABC transporter ATP-binding protein; this translates as MSEPSVAALSPDMAAPLIRVAGVTKRFGGVQALRGVNLEVLPGEVHALLGENGAGKSTLIKILSGVHACDQGVIEIDGARVAFDSPAKSRDAGVAVVYQDLSLVESMSVGANLMLGREPRTRFGFVKKRELMAHVGEFLKAHGIPLDPRAMVGSLPFAYRQMTEICKALMGDVRVLILDEPTSALTGGEEEILFKAIHTVTDRGVGVIYVTHRLNEVFRISQRVTVFRDGANAGSYTTAQTNMKELVAAIVGPGHAAMHAREVAAGTPRVLASGLEAKPVLTMTNVSNDRLHDVSLMVRQGEIHGLAGLIGSGRTEILQTLFGLREVTQGTLAINGQQAGRLTPAAAIKLGVALVPEDRHVEGLVLDHSIERNLTLPWLSLFSRAGWLQSHAAARQAKSAMKLLAVKAPGPNTQVKFLSGGNQQKVVFAKWNNPRPTLLLLDEPTVGVDVGAREELYAVVHDAARAGTGVLVVSSDLDELLRLCDRISIVVDGAIVNTVDRKNVSNAEALHHLIQLPRFQEEPAT
- a CDS encoding ABC transporter permease; translation: MNDSVTPLASDPLTAQPPSRALRIARLLLQGERPYMLYVAFAILLVVFSLASPWFLSIDNFLNIGRQTALVSIIAIGMTFVIIARQIDLSVGSTLALSGMSAALAMAHLGDNWIIGAIAGIGTGAIVGAINGVVVTRLNIPSFLVTLGTLSAARGLALLVTTTKPVIITNDSFVSIFGEGDIFGVPVPILWTLLAVIGGVLLLHYSVFGRRVYAAGGNPTAALYSGINIRRVTTITFILTGALAGLAALVLAARSHAARPDVVQGLELDVIASVTLGGCSLFGGRGFVLGTLLGSLIIGTLNNGLVLLGVSSSLQLVIKGAIIVAAVAFTKK
- a CDS encoding substrate-binding domain-containing protein, yielding MDHRRSSTFAIALTGVVAALCTTYASAQCVTGLPVASIGPSTIVGQGPNGEKAASVDTVKLTAAETDKIKAGKYKVGISMQTMNLDWAQLQVAGITDTLKKYNVEVIGVASAEYQVDKQIADIENTIQRHPDGIISIPVDGTATAATYKKVSQAGIKLVFMDNVPTGLKHPEQYAAMVSADSEGNGQIAAKVLASCVAKGGTIGLVNFGVDYFSTTERTKAVNDWMKKNRPDIKIKQVAFTDPSKVGQIAGDFLTGNPDVKGLFAVWDQPALDTLTSMRAQGVTIPMTTVDLGLESAIEIAKGGPLKATGSQRPYDQGVAEAMAMMKAILGQTPPAWIGVQSLPVVQSNVLEAYKTVFKKDPPAPLADACKKAAPACG
- a CDS encoding DeoR/GlpR family DNA-binding transcription regulator, coding for MTKNERLRTLAETLREQSVLRLREAATLLDVSEMTVRRDIAASPGLFTYLGGYIVRTSDVPNHTSYTIDEEKDHFAQAKAEASATAVRIVSDNETVFIDCGTTLTTLARMIPEDLHLTVVCYSLNIAEILRRKSNVRMILLGGVYAPSSDSFASEESIDTLKRMGINKAFMSAGGVDETRGVTCWNFHEVGIKQAAMASAVEKHLVIDTSKMGKVKAVRFSQLGEFDSLITERGQTRRPLTA
- a CDS encoding gamma-glutamyltransferase family protein: MKRHPSLTLATALSAATLLLISCGGDSDDKQPVSTTPTQNTACLAVDSNGSSVVIGSNLPGDPSLPEAASGYRTGLKPVYSKTYMVTTSNAYASAAGCGVLTKGGTAADAAVAVQAVLGLTVPEATGLGSGGVLLYYDASKKAVQAYDGRETAPDAATENYLRYVDDNSDHSAPQPSARASGRSIGTIGVPRLIEALQRDHGKLAWKDLFGDAISLASNGFPIGGRLAGAIASNASSLKRDPEAAAYFFNADGSPKALGTVLKNPAYAATLQAMANNGANALYSGQIAQDIVTKIAVTTGADGSKITPGKTTLADLAGYQAKVREPICTTYRSYWICGMPPPSSGGIAVASALGILENFNLQQQKPTAIDLEGGKPTVLGVHLITEAERLAYADRDKYVADTDFIPPPGGTWNTLLNKPYLQSRAALINVNKSMGTAAAGNFGAVPLGVDKTLIEHGTNQFTIVDGSGNMVTATTTVESSMGSFHMTNGFLLNNQLTDFSASPTDTTGALVANRVQPGKRPRSSMAPTLVFKIAADGSKGDFVMATGSPGGGTIPQYVVKTVVGVLDWGLDAQQSANLVDFGASNSPTTTVGGEHPNINTSNGGANDPLLTGLTALGHIVSTAAQASGVNTILRTGVNQSSVLQGGTDPRREGVVLGDTFTP